One Diabrotica virgifera virgifera chromosome 3, PGI_DIABVI_V3a genomic window carries:
- the LOC114324208 gene encoding cytochrome P450 6k1-like — MIFFNWNTLFLFGLVVYLLYKYLTRNHNYWKEKGVPYEEPYFLAGNFWDVFSGKRQIGKHLGYLYSKYNTPYFGIYILGKPYLVLRNPEIIKNITIRDFKNFDDRTFACDKNADDMAANSLFIMRNPDWKYIRAKLTPIFTSGKLKLMLGIMKDAAKEMQNYLSQCDNKIVEIKDVSSKFLTDIVASCFFGYEVKCFRNDQSDFVHFTKNLFSHKVALLPFFRLFSYFFVPTFVSLFKLNFLDNALLKKIIIDTLYYRETNNIKRHDFIDLLKQLNTNCKKEEDCEIEFGTDRLISQLITFYIAGFETTSNAVAFALYELGLRTDCQDRLREEILSVIKTEEDITYENIQKLRYLDMVLSETLRRYPFGPFLNRRCREDYVIEQTGLVIEKGTPVLIPLDGLHYDPEYFPNPEVFDPDRFVDGNKHRYLQSCVYMPFGMGPRNCIGDRFGLICAKIGLVYFLRKFKIDKCSETPDKMMLNPRSPFMVPLNGIKMTVHKV, encoded by the exons ATGATATTCTTTAACTGGAATACCTTATTCCTCTTCGGACTTGTCGTCTACCTTCTCTACAAGTACCTAACCAGAAACCATAACTACTGGAAAGAAAAAGGTGTACCCTACGAAGAACCATACTTTTTGGCGGGAAACTTTTGGGACGTTTTTTCAGGCAAACGCCAAATCGGGAAGCATCTAGGCTATTTGTACAGCAAATACAATACTCCTTACTTTGGAATATACATATTAGGAAAGCCTTATTTAGTGTTAAGGAACCCGGAGATTATTAAAAACATCACCATAAGAGATTTCAAAAATTTTGATGATCGAACCTTCGCTTGTGACAAAAATGCTGACGATATGGCGGCTAATAGTCTCTTCATCATGAGGAACCCTGACTGGAAGTACATACGAGCAAAATTAACGCCTATTTTCACTTCTGGAAAGCTGAAGCTTATGCTGGGCATTATGAAAGACGCAGCAAAAGAAATGCAAAACTATTTATCCCAGTGCGACAATAAGATAGTAGAAATTAAAGACGTCTCATCAAAATTCTTGACTGACATCGTAGCTTCATGTTTCTTTGGCTACGAAGTAAAATGCTTCAGAAACGACCAATCAGATTTCGTCCATTTCACTAAAAACTTATTTTCTCATAAAGTAGCGCTGTTGCCGTTCTTCCGTTTGTTCTCGTATTTTTTTGTTCCTACTTTTGTGTCGCTGTTCAAGTTGAACTTTCTGGACAACGCGTTGTTGAAGAAAATTATTATAGATACTCTTTATTATAGAGAGACGAATAATATCAAGAGACATGATTTTATCGATTTACTGAAACAACTCAACACGAAttgtaaaaaagaagaagattgcGAGATTGAATTTG GTACCGATAGACTGATTTCCCAATTAATAacattttatatcgctggatttGAGACCACTAGCAATGCTGTAGCTTTCGCACTTTATGAGCTCGGTCTCAGAACGGATTGTCAAGACAGGCTGAGGGAGGAAATATTGAGTGTTATAAAAACAGAGGAGGATATAACCTACGAAAATATACAGAAGTTGAGATATCTGGACATGGTTCTTTCAG AAACCCTTCGTAGATATCCCTTTGGACCATTCCTCAACAGAAGATGCCGAGAAGATTATGTTATCGAGCAAACTGGCTTGGTTATAGAAAAAGGAACTCCTGTGTTGATTCCTCTTGATGGTCTTCACTATGATCCTGAATATTTTCCAAATCCAGAGGTATTTGATCCTGATAGATTCGTCGATGGAAATAAACATAGATATCTTCAGTCGTGCGTGTATATGCCTTTTGGAATGGGACCAAGGAACTGTATTG GTGATCGTTTTGGTTTGATTTGTGCTAAAATTGGATTAGTGTACTTTTTACGGAAGTTTAAGATAGACAAATGTTCAGAAACACCGGATAAGATGATGTTGAATCCAAGGAGTCCCTTTATGGTGCCTCTCAATGGAATCAAAATGACTGTGCACAAAGTGTAg